From a single Dendropsophus ebraccatus isolate aDenEbr1 chromosome 8, aDenEbr1.pat, whole genome shotgun sequence genomic region:
- the LOC138798583 gene encoding intelectin-1-like, giving the protein MWVHTLVVLSLALSGVYSSKCQDASISEKKQNILNLLACWDENSESDSRSNSGYPTGALENEYRSCKDIKNYDKSAKDGIYTLITQEGVMYQTYCDMTTNGGGWTLVASIHENNMNGKCTVGDRWSSQEGSNPNNPKGDANWANYATFGLPVGATSDDYKNPGYFDITAKDLSLWHVPNNTPLPEWRNASLLRYRTTNGFFKDEGDNLFYLYKKYPVVYNTGNCLAHNGPAIPIVYDLGSTEKTKSYYSPNGAQEFTPGFVQFRVFNTEKAAQALCPGMKVIGCNTEHHCIGGGGFFPEANPRQCGDFAGYDWDGYGTRAGWSASKDITEAAVLLFYR; this is encoded by the exons ATGTGGGTACACACGCTGGTGGTCCTgtccctggcactttctggagtATACTCCTCCAAATGTC AAGATGCTTCTATCTCTGAGAAGAAGCAAAACATTCTGAACCTGTTGGCATGTTGGGATGAGAACTCTGAAAGTGACAGTCGGTCTAATTCTGGGTATCCTACTGGAGCGCTAGAAAATGAGTACAGGAGCTGCAAGGATATCAAGAATTATGATAAATCTGCAAAGG ATGGAATATACACCCTGATTACACAAGAAGGAGTGATGTATCAGACCTACTGTGACATGACAACCAATGGTGGAGGTTGGACCTTGGTGGCCAGTATCCATGAAAACAATATGAATGGTAAATGTACAGTGGGAGATCGCTGGTCCAGCCAGGAGGGAAGCAACCCCAACAATCCCAAAGGAGATGCTAACTGGGCTAACTACGCTACATTCGGTCTACCTGTTGGAGCCACCAGTGATGATTATAAG AATCCTGGCTATTTTGATATTACTGCTAAAGATCTGAGCTTGTGGCATGTTCCCAATAATACACCATTGCCAGAGTGGAGAAACGCTTCTCTTCTGAGATATCGCACGACCAATGGCTTCTTTAAGGACGAGGGCGATAACCTCTTCTATTTGTACAAA AAATACCCAGTGGTGTATAATACTGGAAATTGCCTTGCACATAATGGACCCGCTATTCCTATTGTGTATGACCTTGGAAGTACTGAGAAGACAAAATCATATTACTCACCAAATGGCGCAC AAGAGTTCACTCCTGGCTTTGTCCAGTTCCgggtttttaacacagaaaaagCTGCCCAGGCTCTATGCCCAGGGATGAAAGTAATAGGATGCAATACAGAACAT CACTGCATTGGAGGAGGTGGTTTCTTCCCAGAAGCAAACCCCAGACAGTGTGGAGACTTTGCAGGCTATGACTGGGATGGCTATGGAACACGTGCTGGATGGAGTGCCAGCAAAGACATAACTGAAGCCGCCGTCCTCCTCTTCTATCGTTAA